ACTTTCCGTAACAAGCTTAATTCAAACGGCAACGCCCGTTCGGGGTTCGAGGCCATGGAGGCGTATAGGTTGACCACCCTTTTCACCTCGGTCCCCCGCCCGTTTGGTTTTTGTAACATTTCACCCCAGTTTGGCGCCAAAATTTTTCCCAATTCCCCCTCGTTAAGTGAAAATCCCCGGTTTTTCGCCGTTTTTGTTACATTGCCGTAATCTGCAACAAAGGACCCCCTGAACTAAAAACAGCGGCTGGGCAAACCCCAACCGCTGTTTCTACTAAATAAAGGTGTTGAAATTAGTCGATGTCGTTGCAGATTACGACCGGCTTGATTAAGTCAGCCGGCTTGTGGTGCATCAGTTCGATGGCGTCCGGAATCTTCTCGAAGCCTTCGAAGCGGTGGGTGATCATCAGTGATGGATCGATCCGGCCGTTTACGACTAGTTGAGCTAGCTTTTCCATTCGCAAGCGGCCACCAGGCATCAGGCCACCGTGGATGGTCTTGTGACCCATCCCAACGCCCCAGTCACCGGCGTTGAAGACCACGTCGTCGTGACCATTTAGGTAGTTGACGTTCCCAATTGAACCACCCGGCTTGAGCATCCGGACGGCTTCTTCAAAGGTATCGGCGGCGTTCCCACCGGCGATCAGGACCTTGTCGACCCCTTGGCCGTTAGTGGCTTCTAGGATTTGGTCGGAGATCCGGCCGTTGTGGTAATCCACGATGTCGGTTGCCCCGTACTTCTTGGCCACTTCGACCGTCTTTTCCCGTGAACCAACCGCAAAGACGCGGCCGGCACCGTGGAGCACCGCCCCGCGCAGGGCCATCAAACCAACCGGTCCGATCCCGATCACGGCCACGGCGTCCCCAAAGGTTACGCCCGCTATTTTGGAAGCGTGGAGGCCAGTTGGGATCATGTCGGAAAGCATGCAGGCTTCCGCCGGGTCGATTTCCTTTGGTAAGAGGGCCAGGTTCCCGTCGGCGTCGTTAACGTGGATCCGGGTGGAGAAAACCCCATCCTTAATGTTGGAGAACTTCCAGCCACCCAACATCCCGTCGGAGTCAGTAGCGTAGCCGGCTTGGGAGTAAACGTCGGACCAGTTCGGCGTGATTGCCGGAATCAAAACCCGGTCACCAACCTTGAAGTCCTTGACTTCGCTACCGACTTCCACGATCTCCCCGCAGGCTTCGTGGCCGAGGATCATGTTCTCCCGCGGCCCTAAAGCGTCTTCGAAAACGGTGTGGAGGTCAGAGGTACACGGGGCAACGGCGAGCAGCCGCACCAGGGCGTCACGACTCCCCACCTTCGGATCTTCTTTTTCAATAAAGCCCGTCTTGCTCGGGCCCAGCATTGCAAAACCTTTCATGCTACTAATTACTACCTTTCGGATTAATATACGTTGGTTTCGGCATATATCAGTCGATAATTAAAGCCCGTTTGTTAACTTTTTAACATATTTTATTAATAATGGTGCAGCACCCTTATATCAACGTTGACCACGAAAACACCCCCACCATTTAGCGACCAAGTGATCGTCAAATCGTGAGGGTGGTGAATTTTTCTACAAAATTAAGTTAGGCTAACTTGTTGTGCCGTGACGGCATCAAGAGGTTCAAGACAATCGCCGTGATCGCCGCTACCGCGATCGGTGACCCCAGTAAGTATTGGATCATTTGTGGGGCCGCGTTGGTTACCTTGCTTGGCAAGAGGACCAGGGCCAAGGTCAAAATGATCGGTAAGCCGATGATGTACAGGTCGGATTCGCCGGTTTGTTGCTGGCGAATGACGTTCAACCCGTTGAGCATGATCGTCACGGTGATGATCGCAAAGACCCCCCCGATTACCGGCGCCGGAATTGCCGCCAAGAAGGCGGACAACTTGGCGAAGAAACCCAAGACGATAAACCAGCTCCCGGCGGCGATGAAGACCCGCTTGGAGGCGACCCCGGTGATGGAGATCACCCCGGCGTTGGTCGAGTAACCAGTTACCGGCGTCGTTCCGGCCAGGGCGGCTACTAAACAGGAGAGTCCTTCGCCGATGATCCCGTGGTTCCACTGGCGACTCGTAATCTTGTGGTTGGTAACGGCCCCCATCGCAAACCAGGTCCCGGTCGTTTCCGTGGTCAGGATGGCGTAGATGATGATGAAGGTCAGAATCGAAGTTAGGTTAAAGGAAATCCCCCAGTGTAGCATCGTCCGTTGTGGGAAGGAGAACCAAGCCGAATCGGCCACCGACTTCCAATCAAAGCGGCCCATCGAAGCGGACACCAGTGTCCCCACCAGGAGGGCGATCACGATCGAACCGGTCTTAAACAGCTTTTGCACCCGCGGGAAGCGAATCGAAATCGCCACGCAAATTAAGAGGGTGAGGGCCGTAATGGAGGCCAGTTCGATGTTTTGGTAAATGTTACCCGTCGCCTCAAAGATGTTGTCGTTTAAGGCCGAGGGGATCAAAGACAGGCCCACGCAGGTGATGATCGTTCCGCCGACCACCGCCGGCACCAGGGTGTTGATGATCTTTTGAAAGGCCCCGGATAAACCGAGCAAGACTAAGACGATCGCCCCGACCACGAGGGCACCCAGCAGGGTTGCCATCCCGTTGCCCTTCAGGCCTCCCGACGCCATGACGACCCCAGCGGCGGCCCCCAGCGGCACAAAGGACGGCCCCTGCGAAACCGGCATCTTCATAAAGAAGCAGGTTTGCAAAATCGTCCCGATCCCGGCCGCCAGGAAGGTCGATTGCAACAGCCCCGTTGAATCGGCGGCCCCCATCGCCATCATCCCGGCTAAAATGATCGGCGGCACGTAGACATCCATCGCCAGGACGTGTTGCAACCCTAGTAAGGTCGCCTCGCCAGCCGGCACCGGATCGTCCGGGCCAACAATCAGTGAACTCTCAACTTGATTTTCCATTTTCTCTCTCTTTCCGCAGCGAACTTGCTGCCCTTTGCTTAGGTAATGTTAAGATTTTAGCACCTCCATTCCCTAATGTAAATATGATTGTTCGCCTAAAAAAGCATTTACCCCATTGTTCGGAGGTAAATGCTTTTACATAGTTCGGATTTTAATGGAAGCGCTGACTGACCCGGTCGACCATGATCCGTGGGGCGGTGGCCGCTAGGGCCTTCACTAAGGCCGTTGGGTCGGCGAAGGCTCGCTGGCTAAATTGGACCCCCGCCGCCGGGCCGGCCGTCTTAAAGTGCGGCTCAATCTGCGGGAAGCTGTCCTCATCGACCAGGCTAAGGAGTTGGTAGTCTGCTTGCGCCCCCTGTCCGTCCAGCCAGTTGGTCAACCGGGTGACCTGGGCCGGGTGGCTACCTAAAACCGTCGTCACCGCTAACTGGCTGTACTGGGCCTGGTAGCAAGCCACCACTTGGCGGCTCACCCGGGCCCCGAAGTCACTGAGCTGGTAGAAGTTAACGTGGGCTCGTTCCCCCAGTAGCAATTCCGTGGCGTGAAAGGACGGCTTGGTGGTCGCCATTGGCTGGTCGTCAATGATCGTCACCGTCGCCCCCGCCCCCACCAAGATCAAATCGTGAACATTGGGGTGGGAATGTTCCCCGGCCAGCACGACCGGCGCCGGGCGTTCGGTTCCGTCGGGGACGTACAAGAAGCGCCCCCCGTTTAACAGGGCTAAGTGGGCGGCGTTTTCCTGGTTACCCTGCCAAGCAAGGGCCTTTTCCATTAGGTTTTCTTGCAGGAGTTCACTGAATTGGGGCGCCACGTTCAAGAGCGGTTGTTCCACTAGGTCGCCGACCCCCCGACTGGTCCCTTGTTCAACACCTAAGTCGGGGTCGGTTTGCCAGTCGGCTAACAAAGCCGGGGCGCCGGCCGCCAGGCGGTCAAACAGCCGCAAAGCAAGCTGGCGTTTCTGGCCTAGCCACGGGGCGGTCTGGGCGCTGGCCCGTTCAACCAAAGCAATTAATTCGTCGTTCATAAGGCCCCCTAGTGCACCAGCTTATCCCAGATAACGACTTCCCCGGTTGCCAAGGACTTAGGGACGTCAATGATCCGCTGGTTGGAACTCCCCCGAAACTGAAGGGTCAGGTCCTTTTTGGCCAACAAGAAGCGCCCGTCGACCAGGATATCGATCAAGGACAGCATCTCCAGTTTGTCTGCGGAATCTTGTAACAGCTCTTCCCAGGTGTAACCCGACCACGACCAGATGTCTTTTTGGTGGCCAAATTCCTGGCGGACCCGCTTAATCAATTTCAAGCAGACCTGGGTGTTTAAAAAGGGCTCCCCGCCCAAGAGGGTCAGCCCTTGGACGTAGTCGTGACCCAGGTCTTCGATGATCTGATCTTCCAATTCTTGCGTGTAGGGGGTGCCATAGTGGAAGTTTTGGGCCGCCTTGTTGTAGCAACCCGGGCAGTTAAAGAGGCACCCGGACACGTAAAGGCTGCACCGAACCCCTTCCCCGTCGACGAAGTTAAAGGGTTTGTAATCGGCGATGTATTGTTGTGAATGGTCCTTAGCGAGCCATTCTTTGGGCATCGGATTGTTTGGCTCTCTCAAACGCTGCGGCATGCTTAATCATTCCTCCTGTCATGTGCTTAGCCCGGTGGATAATTTCCTCGTGGCGCCCGTGGACCATTGGCCGTTGCTGGGGGTTACCTAAGTAGCCACAGGTCCGCTTGACCACGTCACAGGTCGCCGGATCGTGGTTACCACAATTAGGGCACTTGAAGCCCTGGGCGGTCGCTTCGAATTCGCCCTTAAAACCGCATTCAAAGCACTGGTCGATGGAAGTGTTGGTTCCCAGGTAACCGACGTGATCGTAGGCCCAGTCCCAAACGGCTTCTAAGGCCTTTGGGTTTTGGCGCAGGTTCGGGTATTCGCAGTAGTGAATGAAACCCCCACCGGCGTACTTGGGGAAGTCCTCTTCAAAGGCCAGCTTTTCAAACGGGGTCGGGTGCTTGCGGACGTCATAGTGGAAGGAGTTGGTGTAGTATTCCTTGTCGGTGACGTCCTCGACCTTGCCAAAGCGCTTGAGGTCGTCTTGGCAGAAGGTATCGGTCAAAGATTCGGCCGGGGTCGAGTAGAGGCTAAAGTGGTAGCCCTCCTCTTTTTCCCAGTCGGCACACAGGTCGTGCATCCGCTTGGCGATCTCTAAGACAAAGTCGTGGGCCGCTGGGCTATCTTCCCACTTCGGGCCAAAGAAGGTCGCCCCGACCTCGTATAATCCGATGTAGCCCAGCGAAACGGTCGCCCGGGAGTTCTTGAAGACCTCATCGACCGAATCGGTCCGCTTCAAGCGCTTACCAAAGGCCCCGTACATGTACAGTAACGGCGCGTTTTCCGGCTTGGCTTGCTTGGTCCGCTCGATTCGGTAATCAAGGGCGAGCTTGGCCAGGCGCATCTTTTCGTCAAAGATCTGCCAGAACAGCTCCCGGTTGCCCCGGGCTTCCAGGGCGATCCGCGGCAGGTTGACCGTCACGACCCCCAGGTTCATCCGGCCGGAGTTGACCTCCTTGCCGTTTTCGTCTTCCCAGCCCTGCAAAAAGGAGCGGCAGCCCATCGGGGTCTTAAAGGAGCCGGTCAACTCCTTGATCTTATCGTACATCAACAGGTCCGGGTACATCCGCTTGGTCGAACACTCCAGGGCCAGTTGCTTAATGTCGTAGTTGGGGTCAGTCGGGTCCAGGTTGAGGCCGCGCTTGACGGTGAAGGTCAACTTCGGGAAGATCGCCGTCCGGTGTTCCTTGCCCAAGCCCTTAATCCGGATTTGTAAGATCGCCCTTTGGATCTCGCGGGCCACCCAGGAAGTCCCCAGGCCAAAGTTAATCGTGGTAAACGGCGTCTGCCCCTGGGAGGAGTAGAGGGTGTTGATCTCGTATTCCAGGGCCTGCATGGCGTCGTAAATGTCCTTTTTAGTCTTGGTCTTGGCGTATTCTTCTTGCTTGTCTTCTGCCACCCACTGCTTGGCGTCGGCCAGGTGCTTTTGGTAGTTCTTCATCGCGTAGGGTTCCAACAATTGGTCGATCCGGTTGGCCGAACAGCCCCCGTACTGCAAGGAAGCGACGTTGGCGATGATCTGTGACATCTGGGCGGTGGCGGTTTGAATCGACTTTGGCGAGTCGACCCAGGCGTTGCCGATCTTGAAACCGTTAGCCAGCATCTCGTCAAAATCAATCAGGCAGCAGTTGGTTTCCGGGGTGACCGGGGAGTAGTCGAGGTCGTGCCAGTGAATGTCGCCACGCAGGTGGGCCTTAGCCACGACTTCGGGCATCATCTTGAGCCCTAGCGCCCGGGACACCACCCCGGCCTCCAGGTCCCGTTGGGTGTTGAAGACCTTGCTGTCCTTATTGGCGTTTTCGTGGACGACCCGCGAGTTCTCATCAAAGAGTTGGTTGAGCTTTTGCTGGGGGTCGGTGGCCTTGTCAAAGCTGGCGTCGTCTTGGCGGCGGTGCTCGGTGAAGGCGGTCGCCAGGTCGGTGCGCCCAGCCCGGTTCAAGGCGGCGCAAATCGCGTTAGCAATCTCTGCGGTCGTGACCGTTGCCTGGTCACTAAAGGCGTTGACTAAAAACCAGCTAACGTTTTTAGTGAGTTGCTCATCGGCGCCCAGGGCCCGCATGACCATCCCAATCTTGTAGCCGTAAAAGGGGGTCTTGGTCTGACCCCGTTTGATGACCGTGACGTCGCTTAAGGGCGCCAGGGTTTGGTTAGTAATGATTTCTTGCATCTTGATCATTCCTTTCGCGTTTAATCATTATCATATTCAATCATTATCATACGGGGCTCCCCAGTTCGACACAACATCTAGTTTTTGGATGATCGTTAATTACAAGATCTTGTGGTCAAAGTCAAACAATCGGCCACTTAGTCCTTTTCCCGGTTTCACTTAGCGGACCAAAGTGAGCTCCACCCCTACCCGTTCCCCGGTCGCCCCCCTTTTCGCGGTTCAGTCAACCGTTCCAAAGTCGGGGCGTCACTAT
The nucleotide sequence above comes from Limosilactobacillus fermentum. Encoded proteins:
- a CDS encoding NAD(P)-dependent alcohol dehydrogenase, with amino-acid sequence MKGFAMLGPSKTGFIEKEDPKVGSRDALVRLLAVAPCTSDLHTVFEDALGPRENMILGHEACGEIVEVGSEVKDFKVGDRVLIPAITPNWSDVYSQAGYATDSDGMLGGWKFSNIKDGVFSTRIHVNDADGNLALLPKEIDPAEACMLSDMIPTGLHASKIAGVTFGDAVAVIGIGPVGLMALRGAVLHGAGRVFAVGSREKTVEVAKKYGATDIVDYHNGRISDQILEATNGQGVDKVLIAGGNAADTFEEAVRMLKPGGSIGNVNYLNGHDDVVFNAGDWGVGMGHKTIHGGLMPGGRLRMEKLAQLVVNGRIDPSLMITHRFEGFEKIPDAIELMHHKPADLIKPVVICNDID
- the nrdG gene encoding anaerobic ribonucleoside-triphosphate reductase activating protein → MPQRLREPNNPMPKEWLAKDHSQQYIADYKPFNFVDGEGVRCSLYVSGCLFNCPGCYNKAAQNFHYGTPYTQELEDQIIEDLGHDYVQGLTLLGGEPFLNTQVCLKLIKRVRQEFGHQKDIWSWSGYTWEELLQDSADKLEMLSLIDILVDGRFLLAKKDLTLQFRGSSNQRIIDVPKSLATGEVVIWDKLVH
- a CDS encoding SufD family Fe-S cluster assembly protein — its product is MNDELIALVERASAQTAPWLGQKRQLALRLFDRLAAGAPALLADWQTDPDLGVEQGTSRGVGDLVEQPLLNVAPQFSELLQENLMEKALAWQGNQENAAHLALLNGGRFLYVPDGTERPAPVVLAGEHSHPNVHDLILVGAGATVTIIDDQPMATTKPSFHATELLLGERAHVNFYQLSDFGARVSRQVVACYQAQYSQLAVTTVLGSHPAQVTRLTNWLDGQGAQADYQLLSLVDEDSFPQIEPHFKTAGPAAGVQFSQRAFADPTALVKALAATAPRIMVDRVSQRFH
- the nrdD gene encoding anaerobic ribonucleoside-triphosphate reductase — encoded protein: MQEIITNQTLAPLSDVTVIKRGQTKTPFYGYKIGMVMRALGADEQLTKNVSWFLVNAFSDQATVTTAEIANAICAALNRAGRTDLATAFTEHRRQDDASFDKATDPQQKLNQLFDENSRVVHENANKDSKVFNTQRDLEAGVVSRALGLKMMPEVVAKAHLRGDIHWHDLDYSPVTPETNCCLIDFDEMLANGFKIGNAWVDSPKSIQTATAQMSQIIANVASLQYGGCSANRIDQLLEPYAMKNYQKHLADAKQWVAEDKQEEYAKTKTKKDIYDAMQALEYEINTLYSSQGQTPFTTINFGLGTSWVAREIQRAILQIRIKGLGKEHRTAIFPKLTFTVKRGLNLDPTDPNYDIKQLALECSTKRMYPDLLMYDKIKELTGSFKTPMGCRSFLQGWEDENGKEVNSGRMNLGVVTVNLPRIALEARGNRELFWQIFDEKMRLAKLALDYRIERTKQAKPENAPLLYMYGAFGKRLKRTDSVDEVFKNSRATVSLGYIGLYEVGATFFGPKWEDSPAAHDFVLEIAKRMHDLCADWEKEEGYHFSLYSTPAESLTDTFCQDDLKRFGKVEDVTDKEYYTNSFHYDVRKHPTPFEKLAFEEDFPKYAGGGFIHYCEYPNLRQNPKALEAVWDWAYDHVGYLGTNTSIDQCFECGFKGEFEATAQGFKCPNCGNHDPATCDVVKRTCGYLGNPQQRPMVHGRHEEIIHRAKHMTGGMIKHAAAFERAKQSDAQRMAR
- a CDS encoding uracil-xanthine permease family protein, which gives rise to MENQVESSLIVGPDDPVPAGEATLLGLQHVLAMDVYVPPIILAGMMAMGAADSTGLLQSTFLAAGIGTILQTCFFMKMPVSQGPSFVPLGAAAGVVMASGGLKGNGMATLLGALVVGAIVLVLLGLSGAFQKIINTLVPAVVGGTIITCVGLSLIPSALNDNIFEATGNIYQNIELASITALTLLICVAISIRFPRVQKLFKTGSIVIALLVGTLVSASMGRFDWKSVADSAWFSFPQRTMLHWGISFNLTSILTFIIIYAILTTETTGTWFAMGAVTNHKITSRQWNHGIIGEGLSCLVAALAGTTPVTGYSTNAGVISITGVASKRVFIAAGSWFIVLGFFAKLSAFLAAIPAPVIGGVFAIITVTIMLNGLNVIRQQQTGESDLYIIGLPIILTLALVLLPSKVTNAAPQMIQYLLGSPIAVAAITAIVLNLLMPSRHNKLA